GGACGAGCTGCTCCCCGAGGACTTCCCACTGCGCCCCCAGGGCCGCGTGCTCTCCGCCGCCACGCCTCCGCCTGAAGCCACGGGCCTGCCTCCCACCGACATCGCGCGGCCCACCAGCGCGGAGGCCGGAGGCCCCACGCTGGCGGCAGTGGTGGAGGACGCGGAGCGACGCGCCATCGTCCAGGCCCTGGAGCGCCACGGCGTGGACCTGGCCCGAGTCGCGGACGAGCTGGGCGTCTCCTCCACCACCCTGTGGCGGAAGATGAAGCGGCTCAACCTGCGGCCCCCCGCCGGCGCCCGCGAGTAGCCTCCCAGCGAACTCGCACCTGCCTCCCGGTATGAGTTCAGATCCGAAATCACCGCCGTTCAGGGATGAAAAAACCAACCTCCTGAATTCGTTGACTGTTTTCATCCCTGAAACGCGATTTCAGGGATGCAATGGGGAAGGGCGGGGGTGGGAGTGTTGCCCGGTCGTCCAAGTGCCTGAGAACGTTGGAGTTTCGTCTCAAACGGGCACTGGCACGACGCCTGCTATAGGCTAGCTCGGGACGCATCGAAGCGAGGCTGAAAGTGGTTCCCCCCCACCCTTTCAGCACTTCCGGTGCGTTACCTTGAGAAGACCCGCGGCCCGACACCCTCACGGGTGCCGGGCCGCCTTCTTTTCCGCTCCCCGCATCGTCCTCGGCGTTGCAGCCGCCCGCATGACGCGGCGCGGATCCATTTCACTTCTGCAATGCACCCACGGCCATGACGCCATGAGCCATGCCCCGCAACGACAACGCCCGCCAGGGCCAGGGGCCGAGGCGGGCGTCGGGTGCCGCGAGCTGCCGGTGAAGGACTACTGACCGAACAGCGTGCCGGCCTGGGCCAGCCAGTCGGTGACGTGGCCGGGGAGGATGCCCAGCAGCACCACCGCGACGGTGGCGATGACGAGCGCGGCCTCCGTGCCCCAGTTGCGCTCCAGCGGCTGCGCGCCTTCAGGGACGGGGTGCATGAACATGTAGACCACGACGCGCAGGTAGTAATACGCGCCCGCCGCGCTGCTGAGCACCGCCACCACGGTGAGGCCCACCAGGCCCACGTCGATGGCGGCCTGGAAGATGAGCAGCTTGCTCATGAAGCCCACGGTGGGGGGGATGCCGCCCAGCGACAGCATGAAGGCCGCCATGGCGAACGCCCAGCCCGGACGGCGCTGCGCGAGGCCCGCGAAGCGCTCCAGGTCCCACGCGGTTCCCTTCTCCTCGTCCTCGCGGCGCTCCAGCGCGGAGACCATGGCGAAGGCGCCCGTCGCGCTGAAGGTGTACGCCAGCAGGTAGTAGAGGATGCCGCGCAGCGCGTCCGAGCGCGCCACGTCCAGCGGCGTGCCACCGGACAGCGAGGACGCGGACAGCAGGCGGAAGCTCTCGCCCGGGGCCGTGACGAACAGCGCCGCCACGCCCAGGAGCAGGTAGCCCGCGTGCGCGATGGAGGAGTACGCCAGCATGCGCTTCACGTTGCGCTGCGGAATCGCCATCAGGTTTCCGGCGATCATCGTGAGCAGCGCCAGCGTGGCGAAGAGCATCAGCGGCAGCTGGAGGTCCTTCATGTCCTTGCCCACCGTGACGAACACGCGCACCAGCGACGCGAACGCCGCCGCCTTCACGCCCGCGCTCATGAGCGCCGTCACCGGGGTGGGGGCGCCCTCGTACACGTCCGGCGTCCACATGTGGAACGGCACGGCCGCCACCTTGAACGCGAAGCCCGCGGCGATGAGCACCGCGCCCACGTAGACGAGCGCCGGCGTCGTCTGGATGGCCTGCGCCAGCGGGCCCGCCATGTCGTTGAGCTTCGTCGTGCCCGTGGCGCCGTACAGCAGCGCCGTGCCGTACAGCAGGATGGCGGACGAGAAGGCGCCCAGGATGAAGTACTTGAAGCCCGCCTCGCTGGGGCGCGTGCCGCGGCGCAGGTACGCCGTCAGCGCGTACGTCGCGATGGAGAGCACCTCGATGTTGACGAAGATGGTGATGAACTCCGACGACATCGCCAGCAGGCTCATGCCCGCGGAGGCGAAGAGCATCAGCGCGTAGAACTCACCGCGCTCCGCGCCACGCTTGCGCAGGAAGCCCACCGCGCTCAGCGCCGCCAGCCCCAGGCCCACGCTCACCACCAGGGTGAGGAAGCTGGAGAAGGGGTCCAACACGCCGAAGCCGAGGAACACCTCCTGCGGCGGCTCGAACATCAGGCCCACGGCCACGGCGCCGCTGGCCACCGCCGCCACGACGGTGAGCACCGCCTGGTAGCCGCGGGACGCCGTCTTGGAGAGGAACACCTCCGACAACAGCAGGACGGAGGCCGCCACCACCATGATGATGGCGGGCAGCATGGGGAGGAAATCCGCCAGGGTGAGATTTGGCAGGTTCATGGAGTCTTTCGGGGCCTACTCGCGGACGGCGAGCGGCGCGGCGGGAACGGAGGGGCGGGCCGCGGCGGCGGTGGAGGGCAGCGACATCACCTCCACGCGCAGCTGGTCGTCCTTCGCCTGGGTGGCGCCCGGAGCGCCCACGCTGGCGCGAGCCACGTAGCGGTCCGTGGACGGAGCGATGCGGTCCAGGAAGGGCTGCGGCATCAGGCCCATCACCGCCACCAGCACGATGAAGGGGGCCGTGGTGAGCATCTCGCGCAGGTTCATGTCGCGCAGGTGCTGGTTCTCCCGGTGCGTGATGCTGCCGAAGAACACCTTCTGCACCATCCACAGCATGTACGCCGCGCCCAGGATGACGCCCAGCGTGGCGAACGCGCCGAAGCCCAGGGGCAGGGTGCTCTTGAACGTGCCCATCAGCACCAGGAACTCGCCGATGAAGCCGTTGGTGCCCGGCACCGCCACCGACGAGAAGGTGATGATGACGAACGCCGCGGTGAACACCGGCATCACCTTGGCGATGCCGCCGTAGTCCGACATCAGGCGCGTGTGGCGGCGCTCGTAGAGGAAGCCGAACAGGAGGAACAGCGCGCCCGTGGAGATGCCGTGGTTGAGCATCTGGTACGCGCTGCCCGTGGCGCCCTCACCGGTGACGGCGAGCAGGCCCAGCATGCAGTAGCCCAGGTGGCTGACGGACGAGTACGCGATGAGCTTCTTGATGTCCCGCTGCGCCAGGCACATCAGCGCGCCGTACACGATGCCAATCACCGCCAGCACCGCGAGGAACGGACGGGCCTGGTGCGCCGCCACCGGGAAGAGCGGAATCGCGAAGCGCCAGAAGCCGTAGGTGCCCATCTTCAGCATCACGCCGGCCAGGATCATGGAGCCCGCCACCGGCGCCTGCACGTGCGCGTCCGGCAACCAGGTGTGCACCGGCCACATGGGGACCTTGATGGCGAACGCCAGCGCGAACGCGGCGAACATCCACGGCCCGTAGGTGTGCAGCGTGGCGGCCAGACCCGAGAGGCCCGCGCACGCGCCCTCAGGACCGCTGCTGCACGCGGCGAGCTGCTGATTGGCGGCGAGCAGGTTGTTGTAGAGCGTGCCGTAGTCGAACGAGCGCACCCCCGGGCCGCCGCTGATGAAGTACACGGCCACGATGGCCACCAGCATCAGCAGCGAGCCGACCAGCGTGTAGAGGAAGAACTTCACCGCCGCCATGCGGCGGTCCTCGGCGCCCCACACACCCACCATCAGGTACATGGGGATGAGCATGGCCTCGAAGAAGATGTAGAAGAGCAGGACGTCCATCGACGCCAGCGCGCCCAGCATCGTCGTCTGGAGCACCAGCAGCGCCAGGTGGAACTCCTTGATGCGGTGCTGGATGTACGTGGTGGAGGCGAGCACCACCAGCGGGCCCAGGAACACCGTCAGCAGCAGCAGGCTCACGGCCAGGCCGTCCACGCCCAGGTGGTAGCTCATCCCGAACTGCTGGAACCACGGGACGCGGTACTCCATCTGGAACTCGGCGCCGGACGGGTCGAAGCGGAAGTACGCCCAGACGCCGAACACCAGGTCCAGCAGCATGCCCACGAAGGTGATGGTGCGGACCTGTCCATGCTCGGACGCGGGCAGCGCCAGCACCAGCGCCGCGAAGATGAGCGGCAGGTAGATGACGACGTTCAACAGGTGGGTGTCGAAGAAGCTCATGAAAGCACCTGCACGAGGGCGTAGACCGCGCCGCCCAGGATGGCGAGCGCCATGATGGCGGCGTAGGCCTGCGCGTCACCCGTCTGGAGCCGGCGCAGCCCGAGGCCCACCTTCTCCGTGACGTACGCGGTGCCACGCACCAGCACCGTGTCGATGACGAGCGCGTCCACCACGCGGAAGAGGATGAAGGCCACGAACTTCACCGGCCGGATGATGATGAACTCGTAGAGCTCATCCACGTAGAACTTGTTGAGCGCCGTGCGGCGCACCGCGCGGGCGAACGCCGGCACGGGCTGGCCCACGCGCGAGGGGAAGAACTTCAGGTAGGCGAACGCCGCGGCCGCGCCGCCCGCGAGCGCCCACATCCACGCGAAGGCGTAGTCCCCGACGGAAGGCGAGCTGGTGTCCAGCTGCACCGTCTTGGCCACGCGGGCCACCGTCTCCGCCGGGCGGAGCACGGGGGACAGGAAGTTCTCGAACACCGGCTGCGTCCCGCCGCCCGTGCGGGGCATCAGGGGCAGGGCGTAGACGAACGTGATGAAGGCCAGGAACGCCAGGATGACCAGGGGCAGCGTCATGTGCCACGCGCTCTCATGGGCGTGCGCCAGCTTCGCCTCCGGGGACCGCTTGCCCGTGAAGGTCAGCAGGTAGACGCGCGACATGTAGAACGCCGTGGAGGCGGTGATGAGCAGGCCCAGCACGTAGACGAAGCCGGAGACCCACTCCAGGCCGTGCAGGTGGTTGTGGTGCACGCCGTGGAAGATGGCGTCCTTGGAGAAGAAGCCGGACATGATGGGGAAGATGCCCGTGATGGCCAGCGTGGAGATGAGGAACGTGGCGTGCGTCCACTTCATCTCCTTCCACAGGCCGCCCAGCTTCTTGATGTCCGTCTCGTCCCCGTTGCCGTGCATCACGCTGCCGGCGCCCAGGAAGAGGCAGGCCTTGAAGAACGCATGCGTCATCAGGTGCATGGCGGCGGCCCAGAAGACACCCATGCCCACGCCCATGAACATGATGCCCAGCTGGGACACCGTGGAGTAGGCGAGCACCTTCTTGATGTCGTCCTGCGCGAAGGCGATGAGCGCCGCCAAGAGCGACGTGAGCGCGCCCACGATGGCGATGGTCGCCATGGCGGTGGGGGAGAGCACGAGCAGCGCGCTCATGCGGCAGAACAGGTACACGCCCGCGGTCACCATCGTGGCGGCGTGGATGAGCGCGGAGACCGGCGTCGGGCCGGCCATCGCGTCCGGCAGCCAGACGTAGAGCGGCAGCTGCGCGCTCTTGCCCGCGGCGCCCAGCAGGAACAGCAGCATGATGGACGTCATCACGCCGCCGAAGGTGTAGCCGGACAGCGGCCCGGACTCGATGGGCGTGGCCAGGGA
This DNA window, taken from Corallococcus coralloides DSM 2259, encodes the following:
- a CDS encoding NADH-quinone oxidoreductase subunit N; translation: MNLPNLTLADFLPMLPAIIMVVAASVLLLSEVFLSKTASRGYQAVLTVVAAVASGAVAVGLMFEPPQEVFLGFGVLDPFSSFLTLVVSVGLGLAALSAVGFLRKRGAERGEFYALMLFASAGMSLLAMSSEFITIFVNIEVLSIATYALTAYLRRGTRPSEAGFKYFILGAFSSAILLYGTALLYGATGTTKLNDMAGPLAQAIQTTPALVYVGAVLIAAGFAFKVAAVPFHMWTPDVYEGAPTPVTALMSAGVKAAAFASLVRVFVTVGKDMKDLQLPLMLFATLALLTMIAGNLMAIPQRNVKRMLAYSSIAHAGYLLLGVAALFVTAPGESFRLLSASSLSGGTPLDVARSDALRGILYYLLAYTFSATGAFAMVSALERREDEEKGTAWDLERFAGLAQRRPGWAFAMAAFMLSLGGIPPTVGFMSKLLIFQAAIDVGLVGLTVVAVLSSAAGAYYYLRVVVYMFMHPVPEGAQPLERNWGTEAALVIATVAVVLLGILPGHVTDWLAQAGTLFGQ
- a CDS encoding complex I subunit 4 family protein, giving the protein MSFFDTHLLNVVIYLPLIFAALVLALPASEHGQVRTITFVGMLLDLVFGVWAYFRFDPSGAEFQMEYRVPWFQQFGMSYHLGVDGLAVSLLLLTVFLGPLVVLASTTYIQHRIKEFHLALLVLQTTMLGALASMDVLLFYIFFEAMLIPMYLMVGVWGAEDRRMAAVKFFLYTLVGSLLMLVAIVAVYFISGGPGVRSFDYGTLYNNLLAANQQLAACSSGPEGACAGLSGLAATLHTYGPWMFAAFALAFAIKVPMWPVHTWLPDAHVQAPVAGSMILAGVMLKMGTYGFWRFAIPLFPVAAHQARPFLAVLAVIGIVYGALMCLAQRDIKKLIAYSSVSHLGYCMLGLLAVTGEGATGSAYQMLNHGISTGALFLLFGFLYERRHTRLMSDYGGIAKVMPVFTAAFVIITFSSVAVPGTNGFIGEFLVLMGTFKSTLPLGFGAFATLGVILGAAYMLWMVQKVFFGSITHRENQHLRDMNLREMLTTAPFIVLVAVMGLMPQPFLDRIAPSTDRYVARASVGAPGATQAKDDQLRVEVMSLPSTAAAARPSVPAAPLAVRE
- the nuoL gene encoding NADH-quinone oxidoreductase subunit L; translated protein: MDGSLVEFFRTAPIPPEVFSPSLGLIILLPLLGAFVCGVFGKWLGRANVHLVACSAIAGAFVLSLLAFWATSDAAGGRVVSMANPFGLERDTIRYAIAYDYGTWFAAGDFRVNFGLLVDHLSGILLLIITGVGFLIHLYSTSYMEHDDGYWRFFAYLNLFVAAMLTLVMADNLVLLFVGWEGVGMASYLLIGFWYTDSAKAWAGRKAFVTNRIGDFAFLIATFLLILTVGAFNRQADPRDYNAASTSRARYEQGISQKGPVTFKGLEKLALALPEGSGGAVSLATPIESGPLSGYTFGGVMTSIMLLFLLGAAGKSAQLPLYVWLPDAMAGPTPVSALIHAATMVTAGVYLFCRMSALLVLSPTAMATIAIVGALTSLLAALIAFAQDDIKKVLAYSTVSQLGIMFMGVGMGVFWAAAMHLMTHAFFKACLFLGAGSVMHGNGDETDIKKLGGLWKEMKWTHATFLISTLAITGIFPIMSGFFSKDAIFHGVHHNHLHGLEWVSGFVYVLGLLITASTAFYMSRVYLLTFTGKRSPEAKLAHAHESAWHMTLPLVILAFLAFITFVYALPLMPRTGGGTQPVFENFLSPVLRPAETVARVAKTVQLDTSSPSVGDYAFAWMWALAGGAAAAFAYLKFFPSRVGQPVPAFARAVRRTALNKFYVDELYEFIIIRPVKFVAFILFRVVDALVIDTVLVRGTAYVTEKVGLGLRRLQTGDAQAYAAIMALAILGGAVYALVQVLS